A section of the Primulina eburnea isolate SZY01 chromosome 1, ASM2296580v1, whole genome shotgun sequence genome encodes:
- the LOC140831334 gene encoding rho-N domain-containing protein 1, chloroplastic-like isoform X1: MSHHSVSFVWKIIPEIFLNLDAGYVPHDVRCQTYSGVSGKTVGILFNSSRGDHKLNSDVRCLSLRHASRHTSSVCHASTGNYQRNSDSFNRKRSGFSRNRNRHNEERDGHEDLEASETVPSKNGRPLLSVSGNQKFQGTATPGPREKEIVELFRKVQAQLRERAAMKEEKKVEELQGKNKQNETVDSLLKLLRKHSVQQGKKSTNGSRSKEFILGEPEHVSLTEERSTNISDYDNSVKHKTQESPDPLHNRPKSNFQKRSPVPEIKFQPKDSDDLVTPISQGNLDGNTKGLTLEVEAENSLELNIESDFDSESYVEPLFSEGNVLDEMTEDEASHIYGGEFLDAAEASDLSAMKLTELKALAKSRGMKGFSKLKKFELIELLSESLI, translated from the exons ATGTCGCATCACTCGGTTTCGTTCGTTTGGAAGATTATTCCAG aaatatttCTTAACCTCGATGCAGGATATGTGCCACATGATGTTAGGTGTCAGACCTACTCAGGAGTGTCTGGAAAAACAGTGGGAATATTATTCAACTCTTCTCGTGGTGACCACAAACTCAATTCTGATGTAAGGTGTTTATCATTGAGACATGCTTCTAGGCACACATCTTCTGTATGTCATGCCAGTACTGGCAATTATCAGAGAAATTCAGATTCCTTTAACCGAAAAAGGTCGGGCTTTTCCCGGAATAGGAATAGGCACAATGAAGAGAGAGATGGGCATGAAGATCTTGAAGCATCTGAAACGGTTCCATCAAAAAATGGACGACCCTTGCTTTCTGTCTCTGGAAACCAAAAGTTTCAGGGAACTGCAACTCCTGGCCCTAGAGAAAAAGAGATTGTTGAGTTATTTCGAAAGGTGCAAGCACAACTTCGTGAAAGAGCAGCAATGAAGGAAGAAAAGAAGGTTGAGGAATTACAAGGAAAAAACAAACAGAACGAAACTGTTGATTCTCTACTCAAGCTTCTTAGGAAACATTCAGTTCAGCAAGGAAAGAAAAGCACCAACGGCTCCAGAAGCAAGGAATTCATTCTTGGTGAACCTGAACATGTCTCGTTAACTGAAGAGAGAAGCACAAACATCTCAGATTATGATAATAGTGTGAAACACAAGACACAAGAAAGCCCAGATCCACTTCATAACAGGCCGAAATCAAATTTCCAAAAACGTTCACCGGTCCCTGAAATCAAGTTCCAGCCCAAGGATTCTGATGACTTAGTTACTCCAATCTCGCAGGGCAATCTAGATGGTAATACAAAAGGGCTGACATTGGAGGTCGAAGCTGAAAACAGTCTTGAACTCAATATTgaatctgattttgattctgaATCTTATGTGGAGCCACTTTTTTCAGAAGGAAACGTGCTTGATGAGATGACGGAGGATGAAGCTTCTCATATTTATGGTGGCGAGTTTCTGGATGCAGCAGAAGCTAGCGATTTAAGTGCAATGAAGCTGACTGAATTGAAAGCTCTTGCCAAGTCTCGTGGCATGAAAGGATTCTCGAAGTTGAAAAAGTTTGAGCTTATCGAATTGCTGAGCGAGAGCTTGATCTGA
- the LOC140831343 gene encoding mitochondrial ATP-independent inner membrane protease subunit 2-like, which translates to MVAPSTWFRYIASKLDYSVSLSRKIYVGGQIADTEIFDTIWKNLFQGKLTFLHWNKGEEMASTIGTQGGTLLVRKIPAADPTRVYVGDVVVLKDPLNVDKYLVRRLAAVEGFEMASTDEKDEPFVLEKDQCWVLGDNESLKPKESYDSRTFGPVTMTNIVGRVIYCLRNAVDHGPVNNSHFSERQDSHVLEVELDVDEMAKNHKA; encoded by the exons ATGGTTGCGCCCTCTACTTGGTTCCGCTACATTGCCAGCAAACTGGACTACTCCGTCTCTCTCAGCCGAAAG ATCTATGTAGGAGGTCAAATTGCAGACACTGAAATATTTGATACCATATGGAAAAATCTTTTCCAAGGAAAGTTGACATTCTTGCATTGGAACAAAGGAGAGGAGATGGCATCAACCATTGGGACTCAGGGGGGAACTCTTCTCGTTCGGAAAATTCCAGCTGCTGATCCAAC GAGAGTCTATGTTGGAGATGTGGTAGTCCTAAAGGATCCCTTGAACGTAGACAAGTATCTTGTGAGGAGGCTGGCTGCTGTGGAGGGATTTGAGATGGCTTCTACTGATGAAAAGGATGAGCCTTTTGTCCTCGAGAAGGATCAGTGCTGGGTTTTAGGCGACAATGAAAGTTTAAAACCTAAG GAATCCTATGATAGCCGAACATTTGGTCCAGTTACCATGACAAACATAGTTGGCCGAGTCATATATTGCCTGAGAAATGCTGTCGATCATGGACCTGTAAATAACAG CCATTTTAGCGAGAGGCAGGATTCACAtgttttggaagtggaacttgATGTCGATGAAATGGCAAAAAATCATAAAGCCTAG
- the LOC140808093 gene encoding uncharacterized protein, with product MNYQNFHFFNSASSSSSDEFDSHVQDQFESINETENLLGSLATNNTNLAASYAEQHEVEVKHGGTIPGHIVIPRDRELADRNLFNDYFADNPRYNEAMFRRVFECPRPCIVEAVKNHDRYFIQRVDGLGRLGLSTNQKITAAIRMLAYGTPADAADEYIKIGESTTIQCLPRFCGDIVEVFAERYLRSPTSIDIDRLLHIGEKRGFPGMLGSLDWSNNDINFLEASNLFSNLAQASPARAWQKKHLQDIMTACIIMHNMIIEDEHDLDTPIEDALEAPTPNVEMVTDQNIRFQEFLARYKNIRDREAHFALRDALIDHLWDLYSNSVN from the exons ATGaattatcaaaattttcatttttttaattcagCATCATCTAGCTCATCTGATGAATTTGATTCACATGTTCAAGACCAATTTGAGTCCATCAACGAAACAGAAAATTTATTGGGGAGTCTAGCAACCAATAACACAAATTTAGCGGCTTCATATGCTGAGCAACATGAAGTTGAAGTCAAACATGGAGGGACGATTCCCGGTCATATCGTAATTCCGCGTGATCGAGAATTGGCGGATCGTAATCTTTTCAACGATTATTTTGCTGATAATCCAAGATACAATGAAGCAATGTTTCGAAGAGTTTTCGAATGTCCGAGGCCTTGTATTGTTGAAGCTGTAAAGAATCATGATCGTTATTTCATACAACGAGTAGATGGTCTTGGTCGGCTGGGACTCTCTACTAATCAAAAAATTACTGCTGCAATACGGATGTTGGCATATGGTACACCGGCGGATGCTGCTGATGAATATATTAAGATAGGAGAATCAACAACTATTCAATGCCTTCCACGTTTTTGTGGGGATATTGTAGAGGTGTTTGCAGAGCGATACCTAAGGTCACCTACCTCCATTGATATTGATAGACTACTGCATATTGGTGAAAAACGTGGATTTCCTGGAATGTTGGGAAGCTTGGACT GGTCTAACAATGACATCAATTTTCTCGAGGCATCCAATCTTTTTTCAAATCTTGCGCAAG CATCTCCAGCACGTGCTTGGCAGAAGAAACACTTGCAAGATATAATGACTGCATGCATTATAATGCACAATATGATTATCGAAGATGAGCATGACTTAGATACACCAATCGAAGATGCGTTGGAAGCACCAACTCCAAATGTAGAAATGGTTACGGATCAAAATATAAGATTTCAAGAATTTCTTGCTCGGTATAAAAACATAAGAGACAGAGAGGCTCACTTCGCACTACGAGATGCACTAATCGACCATTTATGGGATTTATATAGTAATTCCGTTAATTAA
- the LOC140831334 gene encoding rho-N domain-containing protein 1, chloroplastic-like isoform X2 produces MSHHSVSFVWKIIPGYVPHDVRCQTYSGVSGKTVGILFNSSRGDHKLNSDVRCLSLRHASRHTSSVCHASTGNYQRNSDSFNRKRSGFSRNRNRHNEERDGHEDLEASETVPSKNGRPLLSVSGNQKFQGTATPGPREKEIVELFRKVQAQLRERAAMKEEKKVEELQGKNKQNETVDSLLKLLRKHSVQQGKKSTNGSRSKEFILGEPEHVSLTEERSTNISDYDNSVKHKTQESPDPLHNRPKSNFQKRSPVPEIKFQPKDSDDLVTPISQGNLDGNTKGLTLEVEAENSLELNIESDFDSESYVEPLFSEGNVLDEMTEDEASHIYGGEFLDAAEASDLSAMKLTELKALAKSRGMKGFSKLKKFELIELLSESLI; encoded by the exons ATGTCGCATCACTCGGTTTCGTTCGTTTGGAAGATTATTCCAG GATATGTGCCACATGATGTTAGGTGTCAGACCTACTCAGGAGTGTCTGGAAAAACAGTGGGAATATTATTCAACTCTTCTCGTGGTGACCACAAACTCAATTCTGATGTAAGGTGTTTATCATTGAGACATGCTTCTAGGCACACATCTTCTGTATGTCATGCCAGTACTGGCAATTATCAGAGAAATTCAGATTCCTTTAACCGAAAAAGGTCGGGCTTTTCCCGGAATAGGAATAGGCACAATGAAGAGAGAGATGGGCATGAAGATCTTGAAGCATCTGAAACGGTTCCATCAAAAAATGGACGACCCTTGCTTTCTGTCTCTGGAAACCAAAAGTTTCAGGGAACTGCAACTCCTGGCCCTAGAGAAAAAGAGATTGTTGAGTTATTTCGAAAGGTGCAAGCACAACTTCGTGAAAGAGCAGCAATGAAGGAAGAAAAGAAGGTTGAGGAATTACAAGGAAAAAACAAACAGAACGAAACTGTTGATTCTCTACTCAAGCTTCTTAGGAAACATTCAGTTCAGCAAGGAAAGAAAAGCACCAACGGCTCCAGAAGCAAGGAATTCATTCTTGGTGAACCTGAACATGTCTCGTTAACTGAAGAGAGAAGCACAAACATCTCAGATTATGATAATAGTGTGAAACACAAGACACAAGAAAGCCCAGATCCACTTCATAACAGGCCGAAATCAAATTTCCAAAAACGTTCACCGGTCCCTGAAATCAAGTTCCAGCCCAAGGATTCTGATGACTTAGTTACTCCAATCTCGCAGGGCAATCTAGATGGTAATACAAAAGGGCTGACATTGGAGGTCGAAGCTGAAAACAGTCTTGAACTCAATATTgaatctgattttgattctgaATCTTATGTGGAGCCACTTTTTTCAGAAGGAAACGTGCTTGATGAGATGACGGAGGATGAAGCTTCTCATATTTATGGTGGCGAGTTTCTGGATGCAGCAGAAGCTAGCGATTTAAGTGCAATGAAGCTGACTGAATTGAAAGCTCTTGCCAAGTCTCGTGGCATGAAAGGATTCTCGAAGTTGAAAAAGTTTGAGCTTATCGAATTGCTGAGCGAGAGCTTGATCTGA